A genomic segment from Aegilops tauschii subsp. strangulata cultivar AL8/78 chromosome 1, Aet v6.0, whole genome shotgun sequence encodes:
- the LOC141027269 gene encoding protein FAR1-RELATED SEQUENCE 5-like, which translates to MAYASDESMFEYLNVVSKMFDSEAEGYEFYNKYALEKGFSVRKSYVEWDGSNKYIILRKIVCSRQGFREEKHMKRKMEDRKRRPRSLTRVGCNAKLVITRQEETGRWFVKDFIDEHSHPLAPRDLSCLLRSHRRISDEQKADIADMEKCGIRKYRIMDILCFQYGGFDKVGCIKRDIYNFCHANKQETISAGDANTVIMHMMARRERDVDFFFKYLVDEHGHLKGLFWADSQSRLDYEAFGDVIVFDSTYRTNKYNLPFVPFVGLNHHRSTVIFGCGIISHETSQAYEWMLRTFSDCMAQKHPIYVITDGDLAM; encoded by the coding sequence ATGGCGTATGCAAGTGATGAGAGTATGTTCGAGTATCTAAATGTTGTCAGCAAGATGTTTGATAGTGAGGCTGAAGGCTATGAATTCTACAACAAATATGCTCTTGAAAAAGGTTTTAGTGTGAGGAAAAGCTACGTTGAGTGGGATGGATCCAACAAATACATAATTTTAAGGAAAATTGTGTGTAGTCGTCAAGGGTTTCGCGAAGAGAAGCACATGAAAAGAAAGATGGAAGAtagaaagaggaggccacgaagTTTAACTCGTGTTGGGTGTAATGCTAAATTGGTCATTACGAGACAGGAGGAAACCGGTCGGTGGTTTGTCAAGGATTTCATCGATGAGCACAGCCATCCTCTAGCCCCACGGGATCTTTCCTGTCTGCTGCGTTCGCACAGACGAATTAGCGATGAGCAGAAAGCGGACATTGCGGACATGGAAAAATGTGGGATCCGCAAATACCGTATTATGGATATTTTGTGCTTTCAATATGGTGGATTTGATAAGGTTGGATGCATAAAGAGGGACATTTATAATTTCTGCCATGCTAATAAGCAGGAGACAATCAGTGCCGGTGATGCTAATACGGTGATCATGCACATGATGGCGAGGCGAGAGCGAGATGTGGATTTTTTCTTCAAGTACTTGGTAGACGAGCATGGCCATCTGAAGGGACTGTTCTGGGCTGATAGTCAATCGCGACTTGACTACGAGGCTTTCGGAGACGTCATTGTTTTTGATAGCACATACAGAACCAACAAATACAATCTGCCATTCGTGCCGTTTGTCGGGTTGAATCACCACCGGAGCACTGTCATTTTTGGCTGTGGTATAATTTCTCATGAAACAAGCCAGGCATACGAGTGGATGTTGCGGACCTTTTCTGATTGCATGGCACAGAAGCATCCGATATATGTGATCACAGATGGGGACCTTGCAATGTAG